CTGCAACGGATTATGGCAATCATCTGGCCGCCCTCAAGATGATCAAAATGCAGGGCGGCGTGTTCGGCGCAGTATCCGATTCACGTTCCTTCATCGAGGCGATCGCTCCATAACGTCTGAATCATCAGCAGATTCATCAGTAGATTCATTGGTAGATTCATTAATCAATACATTTGCTCTGCATATCGCATCTCAAACAGCCCTATCTTCGACCTTGGTTAACCTCTAACTCCATCACCCCTCATGACTTCCATCGCCACAACCAGCCCAACCCTCCAAGTCGAGCGTCCACCCGATCTCCAGGTCACAGGCATGTCCAAGCACTTTGGCACACTCATCGCGCTGGATAACGTATCGCTGCACCTAAAACCTGGCAGCTTTCACGCGCTGCTGGGCGAAAACGGCGCGGGCAAAAGCACCCTGGTCAAGTGCATCATGGGCTTTTATTCCCCCACCTCTGGGGCCGTGCTGATCGACAGCAACCCGGTAAAAATCGCCAATCCCCGCGATGCACACCACTACGGCATCGGCATGGTGTATCAGCATTTCACCTCCGTTCCTGCCATGACGGTCGCCGAAAACCTGGTTCTGTCTCGCTACGAAAGCAAGGCGCTAATCAACTGGAAGGATGAACTAGAGGAGCTTCAAGCCTTTATGGATGCTTCGCCCTTCCGCGTGCCGATCGACGTGCCGATCGCCCAACTTGCCGCCGGACAAAAACAAAAACTGGAAATTCTCAAGCAGCTTTACCTGAAGAGCCGCATCCTGATTCTAGATGAGCCGACTTCGGTGCTGACCCCTGCCGAGGCGGACGAAGTCCTGGGTCTGCTGCGCGAACAGGTCACCGATGGCAAGCTGAGCGTGCTGATGATTTCGCACAAATTCCGTGAGGTGATGGCCTTTACCGACGAGATTACAGTCCTACGCAAGGGCAAGTTTGCAGGCAGCGGCCTGGTGAAGGATCTGACCGTGCCAGAGATGGCAGAAATGATGATGGGCGAGAAAAAAGAGCCAACACCTGTTAACAAAGTTGACGACTTGGAAAAAGTCTCTGTGCTGGAAGTGCGGGATCTGCACGCCAACAAAGACAACGGCGTAGAGGCCGTTTCAGGCATAAACTTAACCGTTCATAGCGGCGAGATCGTCGGCATTGCAGGCATTTCGGGGAACGGTCAGCGGGAACTAGTAGAAGTGCTGGCAGGACAGCGCGAACCCACGTCTGGCAAGATTTGGGTCAACGGTGAACCCTACAGCGCGACCCGTGCTGAAATGTTCAAACACAAGGTTTTTGCCTTGCCGGAGGAACCTCTAAAGAACGCCTGCGTTCCACATATGAGCGTCGCGGAAAACATGGCTCTGCGAACGTTCGATCGCCCACCCCAGGCAAAAGGAATCATGCTGATCTTGAACGCGATTAGGAACATGGCAGTGGGGCTGATTCACCAGTTTTCCGTCAAAACGCCATCACCCGAAACGCCCGTCGGCAATCTCTCTGGCGGAAACGTGCAGCGTGTGGTTTTGGCACGAGAATTGTCTGCCGATCACATCAAGCTGCTAATTGCGGCAAACCCCTGCTTTGGTCTGGATTTTAACGCGGTGGACTTCATCCACACTCAGATCGTAGATGCCCGAAACCGTGGCGTGGCGGTGCTGCTGGTCAGTGAGGATCTGGATGAACTGCTGAAATTGAGCGATCGCCTCATCGTCATCAGCGGCGGCAAGTTTGTATACGACAGTCCAACGAGTGAAGCAGACTTTGGGGCGATCGGCACCAGCATGGCCGGCCATTAGCCACGCATCCAAAATTCAAAACCCAAAACCGACCTGCCGGAGAACACCAGTCATGGATCTAACCATCACAGCGCTTCCTTACGAATACACCCTGCCAGACGACCTGAGCAAACTGGCACTGGTCATCATCGACATGCAGCGTGACTTTATGGAACCAGGCGGCTTTGGCGATGCGCTAGGTAATGACGTAACGCGACTCCAGGCAATCGTTCCAGCGCTGAAGGAACTGCTGGCAGCGTTTCGGACACTGGGTTTGCCTGTAATCCACACGATCGAGTGCCATCAGCCCGATCTATCCGACTGCCCGCCTGCCAAGCTCAATCGGGGCAAAGGCTCACTGAAAATTGGCGACGAGGGCCCGATGGGGCGAATTCTCGTGCTGGGGGAACCGGGAAACGGCATTATTCCCGATTTGGCTCCGCTGCCGGGTGAAATCGTCATCTCTAAGCCAGGAAAAGGCGCATTTTACGCGACACCGCTGGGCGCAATTTTGGCAGAGCGCGGCATCACCCACTTATTGATGACGGGCGTGACCACTGAGGTGTGCGTGCAGACGACGATGCGCGAAGCCAACGATCGCGGCTATGAATGCCTGATGGTGGAAGATTGCACCGAGAGCTATTTTCCAGAATTTAAGCAGGCGACTCTGGAAATGGTGCGGGCGCAGGGCGGCATCGTCGGCTGGACGGCTCCCTCAGCAAACGTGCTGGACACATTCGCCGCATTCCGAGCGTCAGAGGCTTCTCCTGTCTGAGCTACCGCTTCACCCTAAATCGGGCAGAGAACCTCTGCATGGCCGCCTGTGAATTCAGCCCCGCAGGCGGTTTTTCTTTTCGGCTGGCGCGTCGGTTCGCACGTCGGTTCGCACGTCGGTTCGCAGACCCGCTTGCTGCCTAAAATTCAGCGCTGAGCGGCGTTCGGGGGAAGGGGATGACATCGCGGATATTTTGCATTCCCGTCATGAATTGCACCAGACGCTCGAACCCAAGCCCAAAGCCCGCATGGGGCACCGTGCCAAACCGTCGTAGATCGAGATACCACCAGAGATCTTCGATGGGCATTCCTAAGTCTTGAATGCGTTTTTCCAAGACATCCAGGCGTTCCTCGCGCTGTGATCCACCGATGATTTCTCCAATACGTGGCGCAAGCACATCCATTGCGCGAACCGTTTTCTCATCGTCGTTCAGCCGCATGTAAAAAGCCTTGATCTCGACTGGATAATCTGTGACGATCAGCGGTTTCTTAAACAATTCCTCTGCTAGGTAACGCTCATGTTCCGATTGCAAGTCCAGTCCCCAGGAAACAGGGTACTCAAAGGTGCGATCGCTCTTTTCCAGAAGGGCGATCGCCTCTGTGTAGGTGATCCGTGCAAACTCGCTGTTAATAATATTCTCGGCCGTTTCCAGCACTGTGTTTTCAATGCGCTCATTAAAGAACGCCATATCTTCTGGGCATGTCTCTAGCACATGCTTGAACACGGACTTCAGGAAGGACTCGGCCAGTTCCATATTGCCCAGCAAATCGCAAAACGCCATCTCTGGCTCAATCATCCAGAACTCCGCCAAATGGCGTGACGTGTTGGAATTTTCGGCGCGAAACGTGGGGCCAAAAGTATAGACATTGGAAAACGCCATCGCCATGATTTCCGCCTCTAGCTGGCCGGAGACAGTGAGATAGGCGCGTTTGCCAAAGAAATCTTGCCCAAAATCAACCTCGCCTTCTTTCGTCTTGGGCGGATT
The Thermoleptolyngbya sichuanensis A183 DNA segment above includes these coding regions:
- a CDS encoding cysteine hydrolase family protein, with protein sequence MDLTITALPYEYTLPDDLSKLALVIIDMQRDFMEPGGFGDALGNDVTRLQAIVPALKELLAAFRTLGLPVIHTIECHQPDLSDCPPAKLNRGKGSLKIGDEGPMGRILVLGEPGNGIIPDLAPLPGEIVISKPGKGAFYATPLGAILAERGITHLLMTGVTTEVCVQTTMREANDRGYECLMVEDCTESYFPEFKQATLEMVRAQGGIVGWTAPSANVLDTFAAFRASEASPV
- a CDS encoding ABC transporter ATP-binding protein, which codes for MTSIATTSPTLQVERPPDLQVTGMSKHFGTLIALDNVSLHLKPGSFHALLGENGAGKSTLVKCIMGFYSPTSGAVLIDSNPVKIANPRDAHHYGIGMVYQHFTSVPAMTVAENLVLSRYESKALINWKDELEELQAFMDASPFRVPIDVPIAQLAAGQKQKLEILKQLYLKSRILILDEPTSVLTPAEADEVLGLLREQVTDGKLSVLMISHKFREVMAFTDEITVLRKGKFAGSGLVKDLTVPEMAEMMMGEKKEPTPVNKVDDLEKVSVLEVRDLHANKDNGVEAVSGINLTVHSGEIVGIAGISGNGQRELVEVLAGQREPTSGKIWVNGEPYSATRAEMFKHKVFALPEEPLKNACVPHMSVAENMALRTFDRPPQAKGIMLILNAIRNMAVGLIHQFSVKTPSPETPVGNLSGGNVQRVVLARELSADHIKLLIAANPCFGLDFNAVDFIHTQIVDARNRGVAVLLVSEDLDELLKLSDRLIVISGGKFVYDSPTSEADFGAIGTSMAGH
- the asnS gene encoding asparagine--tRNA ligase, encoding MPNRILDLLRQGQPNDAVSVRGWVRTKREQKEFTFIEVNDGSSMAGLQVVANQDMPGYAEAIARINTGAAVEISGVLVESPAKGQRIELRAESVTVYGEADPETYPLQKKRHSFEFLRTIAHLRSRTNTLGAVFRVRNAAAQAVHHFFQERGFLWVHTPIITASDCEGAGELFTVTNLDLKNPPKTKEGEVDFGQDFFGKRAYLTVSGQLEAEIMAMAFSNVYTFGPTFRAENSNTSRHLAEFWMIEPEMAFCDLLGNMELAESFLKSVFKHVLETCPEDMAFFNERIENTVLETAENIINSEFARITYTEAIALLEKSDRTFEYPVSWGLDLQSEHERYLAEELFKKPLIVTDYPVEIKAFYMRLNDDEKTVRAMDVLAPRIGEIIGGSQREERLDVLEKRIQDLGMPIEDLWWYLDLRRFGTVPHAGFGLGFERLVQFMTGMQNIRDVIPFPRTPLSAEF